One Ricinus communis isolate WT05 ecotype wild-type chromosome 2, ASM1957865v1, whole genome shotgun sequence DNA segment encodes these proteins:
- the LOC8285089 gene encoding uncharacterized protein LOC8285089 isoform X1 gives MVTICQTCGDGGFSNALIFCDECQVYAVHCYCLAILPATFDEYVLWLCEDCESIKNLKQKSKKRKVNSCSLTNSKVAGLEKSSSVQLHDADCLKTIDKNQEFESRDALDDHITNEGVESHESKNSKLDVGDLQQLETNCSDDEQKDENHGRRHGLDEGGIINEEGGCIVAIPLETIFPEVGETGQKLEKKRNDMDEDCFHEEAERRNGLNEGSLHEVAEPCNNNYQLVISPELSIIEQSYIHAKPIEEPIWRGSLSIQDKKFSIMVGLVAHVSNLACLKVSEEAKSMPTSLSPELLPRSIMWPKGFAESGPRDDSIALYFFPDSVRNEKAFDSLVNDMIQYDIAMRVIVQNAELLIFSSTLLPIEFWRFQAKFYLWGVFKGKRSTIVAVDAVPEKEKHPLESSTWDRRSPVSPLSNGSNGVDSVHSTQSPSVL, from the exons ATG GTGACTATTTGTCAGACATGTGGTGATGGAGGCTTCTCTAATGCTTTGATTTTTTGTGATGAATGTCAAGTTTATGCTGTGCATTG CTATTGCTTGGCTATTTTGCCAGCAACTTTTGATGAGTATGTATTGTGGTTGTGCGAGGATTGTGAATCCATCAAGAATTTAAAGCAGAAatctaagaaaagaaaagtcaacAGTTGCTCATTGACTAATTCAAAGGTTGCAGGTCTGGAAAAGAGCTCCTCTGTTCAACTGCATGATGCGGATTGCTTAAAGACTATTGATAAAAATCAGGAGTTTGAATCACGAGATGCATTGGATGATCACATCACCAATGAAGGGGTAGAATCTCATGAAAGTAAAAACTCTAAACTGGATGTTGGTGACCTTCAACAGCTTGAGACGAATTGCTCTGATGATGAACAGAAAGATGAGAACCATGGAAGACGGCATGGTTTAGATGAGGGCGGCATCATCAATGAAGAGGGTGGATGTATTGTGGCTATACCTCTGGAGACAATTTTTCCCGAGGTTGGGGAGACAGGGCAGAAGCTTGAGAAAAAAAGGAATGATATGGATGAAGACTGCTTCCATGAAGAGGCTGAAAGGCGGAATGGTTTAAATGAGGGCAGTCTCCATGAAGTGGCTGAACCTTGTAATAATAACTATCAGCTGGTTATTTCTCCTGAATTAAGTATTATAGAACAGAGTTATATCCATGCAAAGCCGATAGAAGAACCAATTTGGAG GGGTAGCTTGAGCATACAGGACAAAAAGTTTTCTATAATGGTCGGACTTGTTGCTCACGTCTCTAATCTAGCATGTCTTAAAGTCAGTGAGGAAGCAAAATCAATGCCAACTTCACTTTCACCGGAATTACTTCCCAGGTCCATTATGTGGCCTAAAGGTTTTGCAGAGTCGGGGCCAAGGGATGATAGTAttgctctttatttttttccagaTAGTGTGAG GAACGAAAAGGCTTTTGATAGCCTAGTAAATGACATGATCCAATATGACATTGCCATGAGAGTTATTGTTCAAAATGCGGAACTCCTGATATTCTCTTCTACATTACTGCCAATAGAATTTTGGA GATTCCAggcaaaattttatttgtggGGAGTATTCAAGGGAAAGCGGTCTACAATTGTAGCAGTTGATGCTGTCCCTGAAAAGGAGAAACATCCCCTAGAGTCCTCAACCTGGGATAGACGGAGTCCTGTAAGTCCTTTAAGCAACGGTAGTAATGGTGTTGACTCGGTACATTCCACACAAAGTCCATCAGTGCTATGA
- the LOC8285086 gene encoding receptor-like protein EIX1: MHTVPHQHLHMFVVILLMHMKPGLEVEFNPGVETTSGGCIERERHALFRIKDELIDNYGRLSSWRSEEDKRDCCKWAGITCSNLTGHITMLDLHVKMNVSSYKPLRGNMSDSLLELIHLTYLDLSQNDFGGSRFPNNNGSLAKLQYLFLFNANFTGTISSIVRNLSNLQSLDLSYNHFADNGNIEWVSGLSSLRYLNLRGTPLVRPNDWLQIVNRLPQLENLTLSSCFSGNEIPLSLSPVNSSSALTVLDLSRNNFVIPSIIPWLSNVTQNIKHLDLSFNSFSESSTLDAIGNMISLQGLHLSNTSLVGGLPRSFGNMSQLNYLDLSRNNLNVQLSKLIQNLSGCTEKSLEHLALHENKITGSLPDLSGFSSLRHLYLGNNRLNGTIDKRIGQLYELERLNLGWNSLNGVITEDHFLNLTNLRDLILSGNSLIWNVTFNWVPPFSLGIIHLQSCKLGPHFPEWLRSQKNYSELDISHNEISDSIPKWFWDLSFASYHLNLSYNLFSGSVPDVFVHMQNLLFLNLANNNFSGQIPTSIGSLFKLETLNLAGNALSGELPSSLKNCTLLSFLELSGNKLSGNVPTWIGKSLSSLQYLSLQSNHFHGSIPLELCQLTNVQILDLSVNNINGTIPHCLKNLKAMTGQDSTGAIFHSYTWFDGYSTHYNFYIDKALVLWKGRKYDYDKSLGLLRIIDLSSNELQGEIPRELSSLSELKQLNLSNNKLTGAISQEIGFLKQLESLDLSQNQLSGRIPDSMAGLHFLSFLNLSYNNLSGRIPSSTQLQSFNASAFTGNPALCGLPLTQKCPGDDANQVPQSNTESQQNAEDGDGFRKWLYAGMALGFIVCFWGVSGTLLLKHPWREALF, translated from the coding sequence ATGCACACGGTTCCCCATCAACATCTCCATATGTTTGTCGTAATCTTGTTAATGCACATGAAACCAGGTCTTGAAGTTGAATTCAATCCAGGAGTTGAAACTACTAGCGGTGGATGCATAGAGAGGGAGAGACATGCACTGTTTAGGATCAAAGATGAGCTTATAGACAACTATGGTCGTCTCTCTTCTTGGAGGAGTGAAGAAGACAAAAGAGATTGCTGCAAATGGGCAGGCATCACTTGCAGCAACCTGACGGGACATATCACAATGCTTGATCTTCATGTCAAGATGAACGTGTCCAGTTACAAGCCGCTGCGAGGTAACATGAGTGATTCTTTGCTTGAACTGATACATCTTACTTACTTGGATTTAAGTCAAAATGATTTTGGAGGAAGTCGGTTCCCAAATAACAACGGCTCCCTTGCCAAGTTACAGTACTTATTTCTCTTCAATGCTAATTTTACTGGCACCATTTCATCTATAGTTAGGAATCTCTCCAACTTGCAATCCCTTGATCTGAGTTACAATCATTTTGCTGATAATGGAAACATTGAATGGGTTTCTGGTCTTTCTTCACTACGTTACCTTAACCTTAGAGGCACTCCTCTCGTCAGGCCAAATGATTGGTTGCAAATTGTTAATAGGCTTCCTCAACTAGAGAACTTGACACTATCGTCTTGCTTTTCTGGGAATGAGATTCCTTTGTCTCTTTCCCCTGTTAATTCTTCTTCAGCTCTTACAGTCCTTGATCTCTCTCGTAATAACTTCGTCATCCCATCAATAATCCCATGGCTTTCAAACGTCACTCAAAACATCAAGCATCTCGACCTttcctttaattctttctcaGAAAGCTCTACTCTAGATGCAATTGGAAATATGATTTCTCTTCAAGGTCTTCATCTTTCTAATACTTCACTTGTGGGTGGTTTACCCAGATCCTTCGGTAACATGTCTCAGCTGAATTATTTGGACCTCTCCAGAAACAATCTGAATGTACAGCTTTCTAAGTTGATTCAGAATTTATCTGGATGCACAGAGAAATCCCTAGAGCATTTGGCCTtgcatgaaaataaaataacaggTTCCTTGCCCGACCTCAGTGGATTTTCATCTTTAAGACATCTATATCTCGGTAACAACAGATTGAATGGGACTATAGATAAAAGGATTGGACAACTATATGAGCTAGAGCGTCTGAATCTTGGTTGGAATTCATTGAATGGTGTCATCACCGAAGACCATTTCTTAAATCTGACCAATCTGAGGGACTTGATATTATCTGGTAACTCCCTTATTTGGAATGTAACTTTCAACTGGGttcctcctttttctttaggTATCATACATCTTCAGTCCTGCAAATTGGGACCTCATTTCCCAGAATGGCTTCGAAGTCAAAAGAACTATTCTGAGCTTGACATCTCTCATAATGAAATTTCTGATTCAATTCCTAAGTGGTTTTGGGACTTGTCTTTTGCATCTTACCATTTAAATCTCTCATATAACCTATTTTCTGGATCCGTGCCTGATGTGTTTGTGCATATGCAAAATCTACTGTTCTTGAACTTggctaataataatttctctgGTCAAATTCCAACCTCCATAGGATCTCTTTTCAAACTTGAAACGCTAAATTTAGCAGGCAATGCCTTGTCAGGAGAGTTACCTTCGTCGTTAAAGAATTGCACTTTGTTGAGTTTCCTTGAGCTGAGTGGTAACAAATTATCTGGAAATGTACCCACTTGGATTGGGAAAAGCCTATCATCTCTGCAATATCTTAGTCTACAATCAAATCATTTCCATGGAAGCATACCCTTGGAACTGTGCCAATTAACAAATGTTCAAATTTTGGATCTCTCTGTGAACAATATCAATGGAACCATACCACACTGCCTCAAGAATTTGAAAGCAATGACTGGTCAGGATTCAACTGGAGCCATCTTTCATTCCTACACTTGGTTTGATGGTTATTCAActcattataatttttatattgacaaggCATTGGTTCTTTGGAAGGGGAGGAAGTATGACTATGACAAAAGTCTTGGACTATTGAGGATAATAGATCTTTCAAGCAATGAATTACAAGGAGAGATTCCAAGGGAATTATCAAGCCTCTCAGAGCTTAAACAATTGAATTTGTCCAATAACAAGTTGACTGGTGCAATCTCTCAAGAGATTGGTTTCCTGAAGCAATTGGAGTCACTTGATCTGTCTCAAAATCAGCTATCAGGCAGAATTCCTGATAGCATGGCTGGTTTACATTTTCTGTCATTCTTGAACTTGTCGTACAATAATTTGTCAGGGAGAATTCCATCAAGCACTCAGCTTCAGAGCTTCAATGCTTCTGCATTTACTGGTAATCCTGCACTTTGTGGATTGCCTCTTACACAAAAATGCCCAGGAGACGATGCAAATCAAGTTCCACAATCTAATACGGAAAGTCAACAAAACGCAGAAGATGGAGATGGATTTAGGAAATGGCTTTACGCTGGCATGGCACTTGGATTCATTGTCTGCTTCTGGGGTGTTTCGGGTACTTTGCTTTTAAAGCATCCTTGGAGAGAAGCCCTTTTTTAA
- the LOC125369237 gene encoding LOW QUALITY PROTEIN: uncharacterized protein LOC125369237 (The sequence of the model RefSeq protein was modified relative to this genomic sequence to represent the inferred CDS: substituted 1 base at 1 genomic stop codon) codes for MEPAAVGYGNGGVGCIERERQALLRVKEELIDNYDHLSSWGSEDDKRNCCKWRGITYSPLRGKISHSLLELRHLTYLDLSSNDFGGSPFPYNNDSFTKLLYLNLSDTNLGGAISSMLGNLSRLQFLDLSFNYSLDIGNVEWLFGLPSLSYIDLSFNHLNSPNDWLQMPNKLLHLESLQIGFCFSADDEIPMTLSPINSSSSLTAMDLSYNNLVIPSLYPWLSNITQNIIQLRLSFNNLQGSTLADFGNMIFLETLSLYNTRLSGDIPQSFGNMSXLNQLDLAQNNFSIQLPDLIQNLSGCTQKSIQYLYLDKNQITSSLPNLTAFSSLRGLYLTENRLNGTVDRSIGRLSKLEFLYLGWNSLNGAITEDHFSNLSNLKDLVLSGNSFIWDVSLNWVPPFRLRSINLQSCKMGPHFPQWLQSQKNYSRLDISDAGISDSIPKWFWDLSSGIYHLNLSHNNLTGPVPDFSLLFVFFPFVDLGFNRLDGPLPLPLFPSKLTSSKNSLASYSSNSETIIGPLVYLDLSSNLFSGVIPDGFMHVQDLIFMNLANNSLSGQIPNSIGSLWKLETLHPENNALCIYPHISSEVDAQVLWKKLEIMYERNAQNKASTIRRLVNLKFKDGQSVAAHLNSWKTLVVSLGNSAPNGLVTLQMVKDNMHNEEVRRKDLGLDNSQALVTENSGRSKSRGPKKHGKSRQVERSGKIGRVKMGNTSYNDIVGVGDVVVQTDLGSTLTLRNVRHIPGLRLNLLSTYSLDEDDGYHSHFGGKQHRVSFSSTSKRKENVLDLVYTDVCGPLEVQSNGGNIYFVTFIDDTSRKVWVFVLKIKDQVFECFKKFHVMVEREKGGSLKYLHSDNGGEYTSKEFESYCANHGIRHEKTVPGTPQHNGVAERMNRTIVEKVICLLRMANLPKSFWGEAVLTACYLLNRSPSAPLEYDIPERVWSGKDVSYSHLKRQKLDDKATPCIFVGYRDLEFRYRLWDPAKKKIVRSRDVVFHEHEMLKSDSAKDSSTITVSNPSLVSPLTNDAIGGEMIDEHGMENEPVQIDDVGGNVEGVEQGERTPPTLIAETRRSPRGQIPSTRYPSSEWASLAEEGELKNFEKAVTHTDKGYWMRVMQDKMSSLKKNNTYELVELPKGNRPLKNKWIFKIKRDYEKLMKYKARLVVKGFNQIKGVDFGEIFSPIVKMNSIRLILGLAASMDLEIEQLDVKTAFLHNDLEEKIYMDQPEGFEVKGKEHMVCRLKKNDILIVGQDAKVINRLKKELFSAFDMKDLSQAKQILGMQIVREWKAKKIWLSQQSYVEWVLDRFNMRDIKLVSTPLPNHFKLSKKQFSSSEEEKNKIAAIPYSSAVGSLMYAMVCTRPDIAHAVGVVSRFLLNPGKEHWEAGELSHGSQNYRSVLPCLKQMQSILQLQKSSKELLCLKRFLLELGLKQDCYMVHCDSQSALDLSKNATFHCRTKHIDVRYHWIRDAMNRNEFLLKKIQTEKNPADMLTKALVIVLGVFLDSGLIGVWLVVFSFILKGFPRRSLVSCDCVFFFFAISIFFLCDSTISILPQQYLSLKSNQFHGNIPLQVCQLTNAQILDISLNNINGTIPNCLKNLKAMTDRNPIGTIRHNYLLVENGLTLYFMGATELYIDKALVIWKGMKYICKKNLARFRIIDLSSNKIEGEIPRELSSLSELNQLNLSNNKLSDIIPEEIGCLKQLESLDLSQNQLSGKLPSSMAGLNFLNTLNLSYNDLSGRIPSSNQLQSFSASVFIGNHALCGLPLTQKCPEESTTQAPKSSTDSQQNQEDGDNEFRRWLYAGMGLGFIVGFWGVSCTLLLKRSWRHAYFQLLDKLADRLYVTLAVYRRRLQQKSHS; via the exons ATGGAACCAGCAGCTGTTGGCTATGGAAACGGTGGTGTTGGATGCATAGAAAGGGAGAGACAAGCACTCCTTAGGGTCAAAGAAGAGCTTATAGATAATTATGACCATCTTTCTTCTTGGGGTAGTGAAGATGACAAAAGAAATTGCTGCAAATGGAGAGGCATCACTTACAGCCCCCTGAGAGGTAAGATAAGCCATTCCTTGCTTGAACTGAGGCATCTTACTTACTTGGATTTAAGTAGTAATGATTTTGGAGGCAGTCCTTTCCCATATAACAATGATTCCTTCACTAAGTTACTATACTTAAATCTCTCAGATACTAATTTGGGTGGTGCCATTTCATCTATGCTTGGAAATCTCTCCAGGTTGCAGTTTCTTGATCTGAGTTTTAACTATTCCCTCGATATTGGAAATGTTGAGTGGCTCTTTGGTCTTCCTTCTTTAAGTTATATTGACCTGAGTTTCAATCACCTTAACAGTCCTAATGATTGGTTGCAAATGCCTAACAAGCTCCTTCACCTGGAAAGCCTGCAAATAGGATTCTGTTTTTCTGCGGATGATGAGATTCCTATGACTCTTTCTCCAATCAATTCATCTTCATCTCTTACAGCTATGGATCTTTCTTACAATAACCTTGTAATTCCTTCATTATACCCATGGTTGTCAAACATCACTCAGAATATCATACAACTTCGCCTCTCTTTCAACAATTTGCAAGGTTCAACTCTAGCTGATTTTGGGAAtatgatttttcttgaaaCTCTTTCTCTGTATAATACCAGACTTTCTGGAGATATTCCACAATCATTCGGAAACATGTCTTGATTGAATCAGTTAGACTTAGCCCAGAATAATTTCAGCATACAACTTCCTGACTTGATTCAAAATCTATCTGGATGCACACAGAAATCAATCCAGTATTTGTACTTggataaaaatcaaataacaaGTTCATTGCCTAATCTCACTGCATTTTCATCTTTGAGAGGCCTATATCTTACAGAAAATAGATTGAATGGTACTGTAGACAGAAGCATTGGACGTCTGTCCAAGCTAGAATTTTTGTACCTTGGTTGGAATTCATTGAATGGTGCCATCACTGAAgatcatttttcaaatttgtcCAATTTGAAGGATTTGGTATTATCTggtaactcatttatttgggATGTAAGTCTCAACTGGGTTCCTCCTTTTCGTTTACGTTCTATAAATCTTCAATCCTGCAAGATGGGTCCTCATTTCCCTCAATGGCTTCAAAGTCAGAAAAACTATTCTCGCTTAGATATTTCTGATGCTGGAATTTCCGATTCCATTCCCAAGTGGTTCTGGGACCTGTCTTCTGGCATTTACCACTTAAACCTCTCCCACAATAATTTGACTGGGCCTGTGCCGGATTTTTCattgttatttgttttctttccttttgttGATCTTGGTTTTAATCGTCTAGATGGTCCATTGCCGTTGCCTCTATTTCCTTCAAAACTCACATCCTCGAAGAATAGCTTGGCAAGTTATAGCTCTAACAGTGAGACAATAATTGGGCCGTTGGTCTACCTTGACCTCTCATCTAATCTGTTTTCTGGAGTGATTCCTGATGGTTTTATGCATGTGCAAGACCTAATTTTCATGAATTTGGCTAATAACAGTTTGTCTGGCCAAATCCCAAACTCCATAGGGTCACTTTGGAAGCTGGAAACACTACATCCAGAAAACAATGCGTTGTG TATCTACCCTCACATCAGCAGTGAAGTCGATGCACAGGTGCTGTGgaagaaattagaaataatGTATGAGAGGAATGCTCAGAATAAAGCCTCTACGATTAGGAGGTTGGTAAATTTGAAGTTCAAAGATGGGCAATCTGTAGCAGCTCATTTGA ATAGTTGGAAAACATTGGTGGTGTCTCTTGGTAATTCTGCTCCGAATGGCCTTGTCACTTTACAAATGGTTAAAGACAATATGCATAACGAGGAAGTTAGGCGGAAAGATTTGGGTTTAGACAACTCACAGGCTCTTGTCACAGAGAACAGTGGCAGAAGTAAGAGTAGAGGACCTAAGAAGCATGGTAAATCTAGGCAAGTCGAAAG GTCAGGAAAAATTGGAAGAGTGAAGATGGGGAATACCAGTTATAACGACATAGTAGGAGTCGGTGATGTAGTTGTGCAGACTGATTTGGGGTCTAcattgacattgagaaatgtcCGACATATTCCTGGTTTGCGGTTGAATTTGCTATCTACTTATTCATTGGATGAGGATGATGGTTATCATAGTCACTTTGGTG GGAAGCAACATAGAGTTTCTTTTAGTAGTACTTCtaagagaaaagagaatgTGCTTGATTTAGTGTATACTGATGTATGTGGTCCCTTAGAGGTTCAGAGTAATGGtggtaatatatattttgttacttttattgatgataCTTCACGTAAGGTGTGGGTGtttgttttgaaaataaaagaccAGGTGTTTGAGTGCTTCAAGAAGTTCCATGTCATGGTGGAAAGAGAGAAAGGTGGCTCTTTGAAGTATCTTCATAGTGATAATGGTGGAGAATACACATCAAAGGAGTTTGAATCCTACTGTGCAAATCATGGCATTAGACATGAGAAGACGGTTCCTGGCACCCCACAACATAATGGTGTAGCTGAGAGGATGAACAGAACCATTGTGGAGAAGGTTATTTGTTTGCTTAGAATGGCTAATCTGCCTAAGTCATTTTGGGGTGAAGCTGTTCTTACTGCCTGTTATTTGCTGAATCGATCTCCATCAGCTCCCTTAGAGTATGATATTCCTGAGAGAGTTTGGAGTGGGAAAGATGTTAGTTACTCTCACTTGAAG AGACAGAAACTTGATGATAAGGCCACTCCGTGTATTTTTGTCGGATATAGAGATTTAGAGTTTAGATATAGACTATGGGATCCAGCAAAGAAGAAGATTGTTAGATCAAGAGATGTGGTGTTTCATGAGCATGAGATGCTAAAGTCAGATTCAGCTAAGGATTCGAGCACTATTACTGTAAGTAATCCTTCACTAGTTTCTCCTTTAACTAATGATGCCATAGGAGGAGAGATGATTGATGAACATGGGATGGAGAATGAACCAGTTCAGATTGATGATGTTGGTGGAAATGTAGAGGGTGTTGAGCAGGGGGAGCGAACCCCTCCAACTTTAATTGCAGAGACCAGGAGATCTCCTAGAGGTCAGATTCCATCTACTAGATATCCCAGTTCAGAGTGGGCTTCTCTTGCTGAAGAGGGGGAGCtaaagaattttgaaaaagcAGTAACTCATACAGATAAAGGGTATTGGATGAGAGTAATGCAGGATAAGATGAGTTCTTTGAAGAAGAACAACACTTATGAGTTAGTGGAGCTTCCAAAGGGTAATAGACCCTTAAAGAACAAGTGGATTTTCAAGATCAAGAGAGATTATGAGAAGTTAATGAAGTACAAAGCTAGACTAGTGGTGAAGGGCTTCAACCAGATTAAGGGAGTTGACTTTGGTGAGATTTTTTCTCCTATTGTGAAGATGAATTCTATCAGGTTAATTCTCGGATTAGCAGCTAGTATGGATCTTGAAATTGAGCAGTTAGATGTGAAGACTGCATTCCTTCATAATGATTTGGAGGAGAAAATCTACATGGATCAGCCAGAGGGGTTTGAAGTGAAGGGAAAGGAACACATGGTTTGCAGATTGAAAAAGA ATGATATATTGATAGTTGGACAGGATGCTAAGGTGATTAATAGATTGAAGAAGGAGTTGTTTAGTGCTTTTGATATGAAGGATCTAAGCCAAGCAAAACAGATTCTGGGTATGCAGATTGTTCGTGAATGGAAAGCCAAGAAGATATGGCTGTCACAACAGAGCTATGTTGAGTGGGTTCTAGACAGATTTAACATGAGAGATATAAAGCTGGTCAGTACTCCTTTGCCTAATCATTTTAAGCTTAGCAAGAAGCAGTTTTCTTCTAGtgaagaagagaagaataaGATAGCAGCTATTCCTTACTCATCTGCAGTGGGGAGTTTGATGTATGCGATGGTTTGCACCAGACCGGATATAGCACATGCAGTTGGTGTTGTTAGCAGGTTTCTTCTGAATCCAGGAAAAGAGCATTGGGAGGCA GGGGAGCTGTCTCATGGCAGTCAAAACTACAGAAGTGTGTTGCCTTGTCTAAAACAGATGCAGAGTATATTGCAGCTGCAGAAGTCTAGCAAGGAACTACTCTGTTTGAAGAGATTTCTTCTTGAGTTAGGTTTGAAACAAGATTGTTATATGGTTCATTGTGACAGTCAGAGTGCACTTGATTTGAGTAAGAATGCCACATTTCATTGTCGTACTAAACACATTGATGTGAGGTATCATTGGATTCGTGATGCTATGAATAGGAATGAATTTTTGTTGAAGAAAATTCAGACCGAGAAGAATCCAGCTGATATGTTGACTAAGGCG CTGGTGATTGTTCTCGGAGTTTTTCTTGATAGTGGATTGATCGGAGTTTGGCTCGTGGTTTTTTCCTTTATACTAAAGGGTTTTCCACGTAGATCTCTTGTGTCGTGTgattgtgttttttttttttttgccatttctatttttttcctttgtgACTCAACTATATCGATATTGCCCCAACAATATCTTAGCCTGAAATCCAATCAGTTCCATGGAAACATACCTTTGCAAGTGTGTCAATTAACCAATGCTCAGATCTTGGATATCTCTTTAAACAATATCAATGGAACCATACCAAACTGCCTGAAGAATTTGAAAGCCATGACTGACAGAAATCCAATTGGAACCATCAGACATAATTATCTTTTGGTAGAGAATGGTCTTACATTGTATTTTATGGGAGCAACAGAACTTTATATCGACAAGGCATTGGTTATTTGGAAGGGAATGAAGTACATCTGTAAGAAAAATCTGGCCAGGTTTAGGATAATTGATCTTTCAAGTAACAAAATAGAAGGAGAGATTCCGAGGGAATTATCAAGCTTGTCTGAGCTTAATCAATTGAACTTGTCGAACAACAAGTTGTCTGATATAATACCCGAAGAGATTGGTTGTCTGAAGCAATTAGAGTCACTTGATTTGTCTCAAAATCAACTATCAGGCAAACTTCCTTCTAGTATGGCTGGCCTAAATTTTCTGAATACCTTGAACTTGTCGTACAATGATTTGTCTGGGAGAATTCCATCAAGCAATCAGCTTCAGAGCTTCAGTGCGTCTGTATTTATTGGTAATCATGCACTTTGCGGGTTACCTCTTACACAAAAGTGCCCAGAAGAAAGTACTACTCAAGCTCCAAAATCCAGTACTGACAGCCAGCAAAATCAAGAAGATGGAGATAATGAATTCAGGAGATGGCTTTATGCTGGCATGGGACTCGGATTCATTGTTGGCTTCTGGGGAGTTTCCTGTACTTTACTGTTGAAGCGTTCCTGGAGACATGCATATTTCCAGCTCCTGGACAAATTGGCAGATCGGCTATATGTGACACTAGCAGTGTACAGGAGAAGATTGCAACAGAAATCTCATAGCTAG
- the LOC8285090 gene encoding nuclear speckle RNA-binding protein B has product MDPYDFPVTRSPRKELQGPRPPALKVRKDSHKIKKPPVAPQPSQQHQNQQQQYQQSQPRPPVIIYTVSPKVIHTNPSDFMNLVQRLTGSTSSSSSSSSSSAACSTSNPTSYSSSNPFNDYSGAISPAARFATIEKAKSPNENMKQQVQPSGDVGFFEGIEMSQVMERSGNLFHGILSPAPSSLPPISPNFFSPPSDPNMMSFLHDLSPALHGNRSFLEGTFMPSPSTTFLSPRLTASPTPSLDLFNNFNNIFDY; this is encoded by the coding sequence atggATCCTTATGACTTTCCTGTCACTAGATCTCCAAGAAAAGAACTCCAAGGTCCAAGACCACCGGCTCTAAAAGTTCGTAAGGATTCACACAAGATCAAGAAACCCCCTGTCGCACCACAACCATCACAGCAACATCAAAACCAGCAGCAGCAATACCAACAATCCCAGCCGCGGCCGCCGGTCATTATCTACACAGTTTCACCTAAAGTTATCCATACGAACCCTAGTGACTTCATGAATTTAGTCCAGCGCCTTACAGGCTCGACGTCGTCGTcgtcatcatcttcttcttcttctgctgcATGTTCAACCTCAAACCCTACTTCTTATTCATCATCCAATCCTTTCAATGATTATAGTGGTGCAATATCACCAGCGGCAAGATTCGCTACAATAGAGAAAGCTAAGTCACCAAATGAGAATATGAAGCAGCAAGTGCAGCCAAGTGGGGATGTTGGTTTCTTCGAAGGAATTGAAATGAGTCAAGTAATGGAAAGATCAGGTAATTTGTTTCACGGAATTCTATCCCCAGCTCCATCTTCACTTCCTCCAATATCACCTAACTTTTTTTCTCCACCATCTGATCCAAATATGATGAGCTTTCTTCATGATTTGAGCCCTGCTCTTCACGGTAATAGGAGTTTCTTAGAGGGTACTTTCATGCCTAGTCCTTCTACAACATTTCTTTCTCCTCGGTTGACGGCTTCTCCAACTCCATCTCTGGACCTTTTCAACAATTTCAATAACATCtttgattattga